gacaaattcCGCACGCGGGGAATGACTTACCTTCCTTTCCCCAAATCCGTACATTCGCACataaacaaacgcacacatacacacttaatTGAAtgtcagggaggaaaaaaattaagtacattttatttgagcatatttaaagaaaataaattaaggggaaaaaaattgctATCATAATcatattgataaaaaaaaaaaatcacacacacaaaaaaaaaaaataataataataatctggtATACACCTTCATCAGTAAAGCAGGCACAACCAGATGTTTCATACAGATCTGATGTGTAGTAAGTGCACAACATGAGTCCTACAGGCAACATTAATAGGAGTCACATTCAAACGCCATAAATGGAAGAGGTACAGTGCTTGAGCCTTCCTCTCTTCTCACTACAGTAACTGCTGGTAAAGGAAAATCATACCCTGTGTAGTAAATATATATACCAGTACGCTTCCCCAGATCCCTGTCAAGTCCATCAACCTATTCAGCATACCGCGCTGGACTTGCACAAAGCCATAAAATACTTCATTGTGCCATACGTTCAGTATGtggggggttttgtgtgtgtgtgtgttgtttttgttttgtttgtttgtgtttgtttgtttactttgtaaTGCTGTAGCTATAATTACAACAGCATAGCTGAGTTGTATTCACCTGAACCCGAAAACCAGCtataagacagaaatgctaagATCACAGAAAATGGACACAATGTATTAGATGGTACGATAGTTTGTTTACAGTATTAGTTTGACCTGACCTGTTGCCGTCTATGTTACCCTTTCCAACCTCAACCCATAATGAATTTTCTTACAACTTTctcttacatctctctctctctctctctctctctcactctcattattccatctacacactctctgttcCTTCCATCTTAACACAAACCTTTCACCGCTTGGTCTCCTACCACTAAAGTCCTCCACTCTGACCTTGGCCTCCACTCTGACCTTGGCCTCTCTTATCATCTTCTCATCGTTTtatctcctctccctcagctgCATGTCCTTCCGTTTCGCCCCGTCCTTCAtaccgccgcccccccccctccaaacccccccaccgccccctcccctttccctcCCCAGTTAAAAATGTGAGGTACTACAATTCTCTGGAAATTCAACTCCTAAAAAATATAATGCTGTCCaaacattcataaaataaacaacaacaaaaaaacagacactctACAGTCAATATAATAAATTGGTCTAACCATCATTACTATCAATAAGTCAGTCTATATCTTTTAAATGATGAACGCCTcaaagtagtaaaaaaaaaaaaaaaaacgtgcccCGCACATAATAATAGGTTGTAGTCTAATCAAAACACAACGTGATTGGAAACACTTGATCATAGATTTTCATAAACAGTAACTAAAGGAAAGGAACAGTTCCCGGCCAAGCGCTTAGAAGGCCACGTTGTATATAGAGCCATAAACACCAGAGCTTTCGCTGTAGTTTTCCTCAGCTTTTGGGAGTGTGGATGGCGGTCCCGCTAACctagccccccccaccccttccccccCCGGCCGCCCCTTATGCGTCGCTCTGTCAGTGCTCGGAGTGCTGTTTCTTGTGAAAGGGAGATTTCAGGCGGCTCCAGAAGGAGTGGCTACGTCGAGCCTTCCTCTCGCTGCCGCGTACCACCTCTGCCTCGCGCTGGCGAATCTGACGCACCAGGGCGGCGAACACCTCGTCGATGTAATAGCGAAACGCGGCCGAAGTCTCGAAAAACGGACACTGGAACTCTCTGGCCAGCTCTTTGCCCTCCTCTACTGACACCTGGTGGATCGGAGGACAAACACTGAACCCAGGAAGCACGCTACAAATCCTGTTTTGATATAAACACTATGGAGAGGCCTTTCTCTCACTGAGGAGAAAAGGTTTTAAAATGGTTTCTTCAGTTCCGCGGTACATGGAGCTGACTTTCAAAGCATTTCTCACATTTCCATGCCAAGGTAACAAACATTGTATTTAAACAATTATCATGTAATTATTGTACCAGtattatgaaaataatgataTAAAAGATTAATTCACATTTATAGTAAACATGAGTTATTAATTATAGTCTTGTTTGGCTCTCTGCTGTATACATGAACAGGCATAGTGTTTGGTCACCTGTGAGTGTTTACCTGTGCTTtagtatgtatgcatatatatgcacaGGCATTGTGCTTGGTCACCTGTGAGTGTTAACTTGTGCttcagtatgtatgtatatatatgcacaggCATTGTGTTTGGTCACCTGTGAGTGTAAACTTGTGCTTcagtaagtgcgtgtgtgtgtacatatatagatgtatgtatatatatgtatatatatatatgtgtgtgtgtgtgtgtacaggtacTGCATTGGTCAGCTGTGAGTGTAAACTTGTGcttcagtaagtgtgtgtgtgtgtgtgtgtgtgtgtgtgtgtgtacatatatagatgtatgtatatatatgtatatatgtgtgtgtgtgtgtgtgtgtgtgtgtgtgtgcgtgtgtgtgtgtgtgtgtgtgtgtgtacaggtacTAGTCACATGTGAGTGTTTACCTGTCTCATGTAGGCCAAGTcagatttggtgtgtgtgtgtacaggtacTGGTCACCTGTGAGTGTTTACCTGTCTCATGTGGGCCAAGTCagatttgttgtgtgtgtgtgtgtgtgtgtgtacaggtacTGGTCACCTGTGAGTGTTTACCTGTCTCATGTGGGCCAAGTCAgatttgttatgtgtgtgtgtgtgtgtgtgtctacaggtACTGGTCACCTGTGAGTGTTTACCTGTCTCATGTGGGCCAAGTCagatttgttgtgtgtgtgtgtgtgtgtgtgtttgtgtgtgtgtacaggtacTGGTCACCTGTGAGTGTTTACCTGTCTCATGTGGGCCAGGTCAGATTTGTTGCCCACCAGTACCACAGGTGTGTCTACAGTGCGGCGTACGCGGTAGATGAGCTGTTTAAAGTGTCGCGCCTCCTGGAAGCTTCGGCGGTCCGTGATGGAGTAGGAGATGATGAAACCTTCTCCGGCACGCATGTACTGATCCCTCATAGCCGTGAACTCAGCCTGCGTCACATGCATtcatcacatccacacattaATGCAATCCAGTGGCCACTCAGCCTGTGCTAATGAGCCTGTGTAATTATACTACACATAtctataatacatatatataatctCTATGTAATCTCTATATAATGTTTACTCAACTGTTTACTCACTGTCCgttctacttatttatttattacctgACAAGTCATTGACAATTCGTTTATGTGCAATATCCCTATAGAATGTTTACTCACctgtgcactgtctgttttgacttattcttattcttatttattcacattcacaattcACTCGTGTGCAATATCTCTGCATAAGGTCTACTCAGctgtgcactgtctgttttgacttatttacttatttattatcTGTTAggtcctgctgtctgtgtacttgtgttttttttatctttattataTCTTGCTTTCTCATTGATGCTGCTACTTGTGCTATCCCCTTTGCCGCTGTTTCAATGCAAATTTCCCCGTCAGAGGGACTAATAAAGGATAATCTTATCTTATGTAATCTTATCTTATATGACAATGCATGTGCAAAGATCCCACAAAAAGAGGGACAAGATGACACTACATGTCTCAACATGTTGACAGTGACCATAAGTGGCATTTAACCTTTAAAGCCAACCAAGTAACTCACGTCAGTGAATTACGTTCATCTCACTATCAAAATTATGGTACCATTTCCTAGACATTCAGTGattctataaataaatattaaaatgtgatGCCATGTAATCAGTGGGTTATATAATACAATGACGTTTGACGTTAATCCAGCCGTATCTCACTCAGCGATCACGTCAGTGGAGCTGATTATCTGCAAACATCTAAGACTAATAAAATTATTCACTGGTGTAATATAATCACACTCTATTAACCAAATTATATGACAACAGAGCTACACTGTTAGAAAATGGAGATAGAAAAAGTGCCTGGTTACTCAACGCTTTCATTTCTCCAGAACTGTATGAGTTTTCCAAAATATCTGGAGatgctaaactttttttttctttttgatgtgttAAATTCTACAGTAAAATGGTTTGAGTGAAATGTGACATAAACCCATGTACAGTCCACACTGAttcatttttcctgtctgttctaTCTATTTAAATGACTCAGAGGgattagagacagacaggcatagAGTGAGACgttcagatttgtgtgtgtgtgtttgtgtgtgtgtgtgtgtgtgtgtgtgtgtgtgtgtgtgagtgcgtgagtatgagggagagagagagagagagagagagaaggacagacaggaggTAGAGTAAAGAAGGTGATTCCCTGTTGCCTTAATCTCCTCTGTAGTCTTATCTGTCTACAGTCTTACATGTCTATAGTCTTAACCTGTCTATAGTCTTAACCTGTCTATAGTCCTACCTGTCTATAGTCTTAACCTGTCTTTGGTTTTACCTGTAAACAGTCTTACCTGTCCTGCTGTGTCTAGGATATCCAGGTTTGCTGGTTCATCATCAATGCGGATCTGTGTCTTATAGGCATCCTCTGGGACAGAGaataacacattaacacacacacaacacgtatcaaaaaaattacacatataaataacaggccacaacaataacacacacacatacacaacacgtACCATAAAAACTCACATATACACGACAGGCAAaagtaacaacacacacacacacatacacaacacaacacaacacatacacaacacagcatacacaacacataccataaaaactcacatatacacaacaggccaaaacaataacacacacacacacacacatacacaacacgtcccaagaaaaaaactctcacacatacacaacaggccaaaacacaggccaaaaaataacactgtcacacatacaaaacTGGCCAAAGCAAACAGAAGTGGAGACACAAAGTAAAACACTGAAGCTAAAACACACGTAACAAAATACATGTAACAAAGGTATGGACAAATAAAGTCACGTATCCATGCGTACGTAAGTCAAAACCATGGcactactggtgtgtgtgtgtgtgtgtgtgtgtgtgtgtgtgtgtgtatgtgtgtgtgtgtgtgtgtgtgtgtgtgtgtgtgtgtgtgtgtatcagcttATTTTGGCAAGTGACTCTTATGCAACAGCAGGATGTTAATGTGGACCAGGTCTTGGCAGTGACTTTGAGGAACTGTGAGAATTGGAATTGAGGACCCAAATAACGACAGATGGCCAGCAGCTGAGGAATATCTCTGGGCTTTGTGAAAAGGCCACAACAGGCAGGAGCTCAGGAGACACGAGCCTGCACGTGCAAAGTGCTTTAGTTTTCTCACCGATGGTGGGGTCATGATCCTCTGGAAATCTGTGGCTGATGAACTGCATGATGATtgctgggaagagagagaaagagagagagagagagaggggggggcaaagaaaagagaagagaagaatagagaagagtcagtgagagaaaaagatagtGACAAAGATAGATAGTGTaagagatggatagagagagagagagagagagagagagagagagggagggggtttATTACATAACACAGGTTACATGACACAAAAGCTGTGTgattcccctccctccctcttcatCCATTTCTTtaatcctgtcttttttttttttttttcactcctcagCCTGCACACTGTTGAGACCCACAGCAAATGCTCTCCATGCAGCCTGCATGGATCTGCAAAGGAAATGCATTCCCTCTCACGTATCCATGGTGACAGCCCGAATAATCCGAACAGGGAAACATCTGTCATGTttaaaaccccccccccccccatttcacCCACCCTGCAAGGCAACCTGGATCCAAAACTGTTCACCTATCTGCACCAGGTGAACCATGGTGGTCTCCATAGCAACGGTGTCCAGGAGGGGAGAATGGTTGCTAAGCATCTGTGGCTTCCCCCCTTAACACGTCTGAAGAGCACCCTTGTTGTAGTGTGAGCCACCGCCCAGAATGGTACcatatactctgtgtgtgtgtgtgtgcatgcgtgtgtgcatgtgtgtgtgaatagcaCTGAGCAGTGAGAATGAGCCAAGTCAAATtaagaaagaaatatattagATACAGTAAAGTAGATGTTGACAAAATGGAGAATACAGAGATGATGAAAGAACAAGACCGACAGGGGATAAAAAGTACACAAtgatatgagagacagagagagagagagagagagagaggggggggggagaaagaggtgGAAGGGCATAAACAGAGGAGGTACTTCccttgaaaatgaacaaaacactgaattaaaaaggcaaagaaagaaagaaagaaagaaagaaagaaagaaatgtgatGATACCCACCACTTTTCCCAACTCCTCCTTCTCCAAGCATCACCAGTTTATACTCGCGGGAGTGACCCCCAGTGCCCCGCGAAGACTCCATCCAAACAACTGACGAgggaaatcacacacacacacacgtacacaaacagacacacacgtacacaaacagacacacaagtgTCTGTACATCAGCTAAGGATTCTTTACACAGTTCATTATTCCTAGACATTCCTGACGTAACCTGTCTGCGGTCTGCTTTGTGAAAATGCTTCTGCTATATAAAAAGTGATCATACCTATATATACGTTTTGCTGAATTTTTGTATTTGCAGGCAGCAACCACGCATAAAAtggtggggggttttttttttttttggtcacactCTATAATGTGACTCTGTCTATTTTTATAGCACTGTGCACTTCACACATGGATATGTAGCTGTCTATCTGCCACGGTTAAAAGGAAATGACTCATTTTTGGCAGGCAGCTATTCATGTGACAATGAAATGCAACCCCAGAAAGGGTTTAACATTAACCACGGTCAAATAATAGCTATTTTTTCCACCACTCTGAGCAGGTGAACATAACAACAGCAACCACCATGTCTTTCAttgcgtttttgtttttcttttattttctttttgttctttttaaaggCAGAGCATCTGTTGACTGATAAAATcataggtttttgtttttgttttgttttttttaaaggagattATTAAGAAAATGTGATCCGTGTGTATACCTACAGCAGTGAAACTGATGCAATAAATTAGAAATATATGACCAAGTAATGTACAATGATGTATTCTcaaatgtatgcatatatgGTGTTAATTCAACAGAGCTGAAAGCACTgagtttcaaaaataaataagcaaacaaacaaacaaataaataaataaataaataaataaatcccgCTGTTTGTTCCAATGATTTCATTGCTGTCAGAGAACTGTAGTGAAGCTTCGGTATGTCAAGCAGCTGATGTAATAAAGAATACaagttggtaaaaaaaaaaatcaaacatttaaaccTGTTGTCCAGCCTAAAATGGCTCCGAATAGAAACGgactgtgttcatgtctgtattgtgtttctctctgcgTTACTGTCGACTACCGAAACACTGGAACGCTTTCAGCTCACCCCCAATGAGAGATCCTTTAGTGCTAGGCAAACATATGCCTGAAACTGTCAGCATAAAGGGCGTGGAAGATAAATGGGATAATTCTTTGCCGAGAAACTCGAAACGTTTCCCCGACAAACAAAACTCGTCCACGGGTTTCGAGTCTCAGTTGAGTTCGCGGGCCACAGAGTCGATAAGGCCTCAAAGTTTGTAAGCCCTCTGAAAAGCAACTTTCATATCACGTATGattagaaatgttttgttaatTAACTTTAAAGCACAACTAACGACGAAATGTTAGAAATTCGGTAAAACTTTGCATATGAGGGGAACAGGTAACCAGAAGTACAACAAACATTGATGTGACATATCGAAAGTCAATAAAAATATGCTTAGAGTTTTAATTTATGCACGCAATCCCAGTCAAAACACCTAGCAATAACGTTACTTGTGAATTAAATGGTAATAACGGCTGCCTGTCGTGAGAGCACGGGGACAAATTCATCCAACTTCCAAACTGTAAATACACTGGGAAAAAACAATGAGAACTGTTTTCGGACAATTCATCACTGGCTAGCACAATGAAGCTTTTCAGAAATGGCTTAGAAAACGACTTTTAGTCCAAAACAGAAGTGTTTGTAACTTAATGATATAACCGAAACGAACAAGCTTCGAGCGCTAACAGTTCTTGAGCATCTGAAAATGTTACAGCGGAACTTTGATGGAATGAACAATTCGTCTTTAAAATTTCAAACGACCCTTAAGCAGCGGACAATTTCCTACAGAGCATCAACGTCAATGTTGGCAACATGCTATAAGCAGCTAACAAATACGTTAAAATTTGACAGAAGGGCGAAAAGGGTCTCACATGCCTATTAACTAAACTTTAAAAGTCACTTTTCCCAAGCTCTCTGAACGACTACAATGACCGATAGTAAATACAATCAAACTTCAAGTTAGCACTGTCACCTAGTAGCTTACCTGTGTCACAGAACCTTTGCCTTCATCGTTATGTTTATGTCAATACAACGATCATTTAATAATTGCTGTTCAAATATTCTTCACATACagttttcacagtaaacataCATAGCCCCATATAACCAATGGGTTGGACAGTGCGTGCCTGGGTCCTAAAGTCCGGAGGATATGTGAGAGATTTCTGCATCTCTGACCTACAAAAAACTGACCATGTAGGTCGAGATAAGTTAGCCTTAACAAGTACGTTGATTTAGGTCAATTATTTTGCCCGCTTTCAAGGAGAAAAATGTCAAGAGTGTCTAATATAGTGTATAAGTTTTCGTTTTATTTGCACGTTCATTGTGTTAACAAATTCAACATACAAGTCAGCATTAGTGTAACATATTTAGCATAGACTCAATAGCATTATGCAGGTTAACACGGTTCAAATTACAGTACTCGTCttcaaaagcaattttttttttcatctgtagaATGTACTGACATTTGTTTGATCAACTCTTGCCAATCTGGTTATTATAATAAATcagtttcatctcatttttttttctccttttgccTCTGATACGTtgtacaacacacaacagcaaaaaaagtgAGGGATTTGCTTTGGATAGGCAGGTTGGGCcataaagacagaggaagagaccTGACTACAGAGGGAAATAGGAAGGGAACTCAaaagaggatgggggggggggggggaaagattcacagagagagaacccaTCACCATTCCAAAGACAGCAGTTACATACAAGTAGAATAGGCAGGGACATTGCCCCTGCCAGTGCATTGGGACAAACTATCATTTACAATGGGTTATATTTCTACGTATTCATATAAAATCCAAGCTTTTGTAACTTCAAGGTGCAAGAGGGATCAGAGATGCACACTGGGAGCCAagggcataaaaaaaaaagcaaaacaacacaataacaaaaaaaaaacaaaacaaaaaaaacacttcaccaTAAAATCATTCAGGTTGCATTAAGAAATATGCATTGTCATTTTTACATAGGGGGATgacaggggaggagagagagagagagagagagagagagagagaaacacattatGTTAGTCTCTCCTttgtgctctccctctctctctctccctctctctcctttccaatTTGTTAACACAAGAGACTGTAATTTACACAAAAATGTGTCTCTGAGCCAAATCAAAGCAGATATATGataacagtgtgtatatattgATAGAATGATAACATTGTCCAAGTCTATTCAACTCTTTATACAAGAAAGTGGTGATGGCTGTAGAAGTTTGTGTATTTCAGTCATAGatccagtctgtgtgtcttgagttgtctgtgtgtgtgtgtgtgtgtgtgtgtgtgtatgtggacttgtgagtatatgtttgtgttttgtacatCTCAGACACATTGAGTTTGACAGCAGGGCCCAActaacacattctcactgtcaCCCAGGGAGTCCCCTATTCTACATGCAGAGGCAGAGACCCTGGGATGCAGATGGTTGAACGAGAAGTGGGAggtcagaaagaagagagagctgaagccggggggaggggggggggttaggaaAAGAAGATGAGctgcagaggaaagagacagagaaaggcaaacagaagagagagagagagagagagagcgcactcTTCATTTTAGACATAGATGGACCCTCCACCCTTTTGTTTATGGGTCCTCTTTGCATACCTCGCTACCAGGCTCTCAAGTCTCCTGAGAATCTGCTCTCAGTCACCCAGTCACAGAGGGAAGCAAGGCCATGAGAATATCCGTGTATGAGATCATTGgaacacgcgtgcgcgcgcacacacacacacacacgcacacgcccacacacacacacacacacacacacacacacacgcacaatgaTATACAAGCTCAAGTGCTGTGTACAAGCTAAAGGGCTAGACTGAGCCCAGGGTGTGAGAGCTAATAGGATACTCCTGGCGCTAAAGCTCCATtataacattacatttaatCACACTGAGGACTGTCACTCTCTcgaagagaaacagacagtaaaaaaaaaaaaaataaaataagtgtCTCTGTTACTGCTGTGCAATTGAATGTGTTTCGGTAAGCAAAACAGTAAGTATGGTAATCACTTGTCATTTATAGACATAATGGCAGAAGCTTGTAAGTTATGTGACAGTACAAAGCCATTGTGAAAATACTTACATAAGGAGACTATTTGGTTTTTTGATATATTGtctgaaacaaaaatatatcaATTGAAAGTGCAAATATTGTGTTTGAATCtgcatatttgttttttgtttttttttgtaagcagtGTTGTCATTTAGGGGGAAGAATTCATGAATTCACTTCAGGAGAAAATCTGCACTTCAAAAACTAAAGTTCCTACAtgagaaaaataatgttttcgTGGAGATGAAACc
This sequence is a window from Chanos chanos chromosome 12, fChaCha1.1, whole genome shotgun sequence. Protein-coding genes within it:
- the rit1 gene encoding GTP-binding protein Rit1, producing the protein MESSRGTGGHSREYKLVMLGEGGVGKSAIIMQFISHRFPEDHDPTIEDAYKTQIRIDDEPANLDILDTAGQAEFTAMRDQYMRAGEGFIISYSITDRRSFQEARHFKQLIYRVRRTVDTPVVLVGNKSDLAHMRQVSVEEGKELAREFQCPFFETSAAFRYYIDEVFAALVRQIRQREAEVVRGSERKARRSHSFWSRLKSPFHKKQHSEH